Proteins encoded in a region of the Ancylobacter sp. SL191 genome:
- a CDS encoding NAD-dependent epimerase/dehydratase family protein: MKRVHVTGANGFIGREVIARLREAGYAVTGSDLRASPDVRALDLRDRAAVVALMGELAPDIVMHGGAISGAMLATDDPALMFDVNVMGTLNIVEAMRRTGTARLVFLSSNAVYAEADTRDPVPEDAPCGAADAYGASKLAAESVLRAYAASFGIGVVALRISSVFGAERVTPYLISQTLDAVRNGAPIEVTDTRSNMRQFVHVSDAARAVCLAVAAVREGFTPVNITGGTYLSEEQVVRLLLAGLPAPALSVIADRGRHDDGRVGPLDISRAAALLGYAPSVDIAEALTALARPIVPAITPTS; the protein is encoded by the coding sequence ATGAAGCGGGTCCATGTCACCGGCGCCAATGGCTTTATCGGCCGCGAGGTTATCGCGCGGCTGCGGGAGGCGGGTTACGCTGTTACGGGCAGCGATCTCAGAGCCAGCCCCGATGTGCGGGCGCTCGACCTGCGCGACCGCGCGGCGGTGGTCGCGCTGATGGGCGAACTGGCGCCCGACATCGTCATGCATGGCGGCGCCATCTCCGGCGCCATGCTGGCCACCGACGATCCGGCGCTGATGTTCGACGTGAATGTCATGGGCACGCTCAACATCGTCGAGGCGATGCGGCGGACGGGCACCGCGCGCCTTGTCTTTCTCTCCTCCAACGCGGTCTATGCCGAAGCGGACACGCGCGATCCGGTGCCGGAGGATGCCCCGTGCGGGGCCGCGGACGCCTATGGCGCGAGCAAGCTTGCGGCGGAAAGCGTGCTGCGCGCCTATGCGGCAAGCTTCGGCATCGGCGTCGTCGCGCTGCGGATTTCCTCGGTGTTCGGTGCGGAACGCGTGACGCCCTATCTGATCTCGCAGACGCTCGACGCGGTGAGGAACGGCGCACCCATCGAGGTCACCGACACGCGCTCCAACATGCGGCAATTCGTGCATGTGTCAGACGCGGCACGCGCGGTGTGCCTCGCGGTGGCGGCGGTCCGGGAAGGCTTCACGCCAGTGAACATTACCGGCGGCACCTATCTCTCCGAGGAACAGGTGGTTCGCCTGCTGCTGGCCGGCCTGCCGGCCCCGGCGCTCTCGGTCATTGCCGATCGCGGCCGCCATGATGATGGCCGGGTCGGCCCGCTGGATATCTCCCGCGCCGCCGCGCTGCTGGGCTATGCGCCTTCGGTCGACATTGCCGAAGCGTTGACCGCGCTGGCGCGGCCGATCGTGCCGGCGATCACCCCGACATCGTAG